The Fulvia fulva chromosome 6, complete sequence genome includes a window with the following:
- a CDS encoding CDP-diacylglycerol--glycerol-3-phosphate 3-phosphatidyltransferase — protein MITRRASPCLRLARHIRSPAKTRQYASFQMRRASTSSAGTTATPQSTASQLGMITNELDRLSPQFDIPAESIEILRSPTDFYETLKAKIRNAKRRIYLSTLYIGSKEHELIDTLREALKANPDLKVSLLTDYLRGTREAPKPSCASLLASLIDDFGPERVEVRLYHTPNLTGRRKSIIPKRINEGWGLQHMKLYGIDDEIIMSGANLSNDYFTNRQDRYHIFKSKAITDWFGNLYGSVASLSYRVLPSDKEESGFTALWPETNIQPAPLDDPKRFIEAATKTLQQYTELPPMSAASQSGDTQVYPLVQLTPLLKPDTSTELPALTGILRKLGTPGFAGSKWTFTAGYFNMTPEVRQLLLQSKPSSATVVAASPWANGFYGSKGVSGMLPAAYTYLARRFLDAVAREGLSKQISVKEWRKGTVNEPGGWTYHAKGIWLTLPGQEHPCISLIGSSNYTKRSYSLDLEANTLIVTKNPDLQRRLGEEEKWLQEYATPMTRDDYAKTERRVGLHVRLAMWIVTLVGGAL, from the exons AGCACGTCGTCCGCTGGCACAACCGCAACACCACAGTCTACAGCATCTCAGCTTGGCATGATCACGAACGAGCTTGACAGATTGTCACCCCAATTTGACATACCAGCGGAGTCCATAGAGATACTGCGGTCGCCGACCGACTTCTACGAGACGCTAAAG GCAAAAATCAGAAATGCCAAACGTCGTATATACCTGTCCACGCTATACATAGGCTCCAAAGAGCATGAGCTT ATCGACACCCTCCGAGAGGCACTCAAAGCGAACCCTGACCTGAAGGTATCACTCCTCACAGACTATCTACGAGGCACACGAGAGGCGCCGAAGCCATCATGTGCAAGTTTGCTTGCTTCTTTGATCGATGACTTTGGCCCAGAGCGGGTCGAAGTACGGTTGTACCACACACCGAATCTTACAGGCAGGCGGAAATCGATCATCCCGAAGCGCATCAATGAGGGCTGGGGTCTGCAGCATATGAAGCTATACGGAATCGACGATGAGATAATCATGTCCGGAGCGAACTTATCAAACGACTACTTCACGAATCGCCAAGATCGATACCATATCTTCAAGTCGAAGGCAATAACTGACTGGTTTGGCAATTTGTATGGCTCCGTGGCCAGCTTGAGCTACCGTGTCTTGCCTTCTGACAAGGAAGAGAGTGGTTTCACTGCACTCTGGCCGGAGACAAACATCCAGCCTGCTCCTCTCGATGATCCGAAACGCTTCATCGAGGCCGCTACGAAGACCTTGCAGCAGTACACCGAGCTGCCACCAATGTCTGCGGCCTCTCAGAGCGGCGATACCCAGGTATATCCGCTTGTTCAGCTGACACCGCTACTGAAACCAGACACCTCAACGGAGCTGCCAGCACTGACTGGCATTCTCCGCAAACTCGGCACTCCGGGGTTTGCAGGGTCGAAGTGGACGTTCACTGCAGGCTACTTCAACATGACTCCAGAAGTGCGCCAACTCCTGCTACAATCCAAGCCATCGTCAGCCACTGTAGTAGCAGCGTCGCCATGGGCCAATGGCTTCTATGGTAGCAAAGGCGTCAGTGGCATGCTGCCTGCTGCGTACACTTACCTAGCTCGCCGCTTCCTGGATGCCGTTGCTCGCGAAGGACTGAGCAAGCAAATCTCCGTGAAGGAGTGGCGTAAAGGCACCGTCAACGAGCCTGGAGGTTGGACTTATCATGCGAAGGGGATTTGGCTCACCTTACCAGGTCAAGAACATCCATGTATCAGCTTGATCGGAAGCTCGAACTACACGAAGCGCAGCTACTCCTTAGACCTCGAAGCCAACACGCTGATCGTCACGAAGAACCCTGACCTCCAGCGACGGTTGGGTGAAGAGGAGAAATGGCTGCAAGAGTATGCGACACCCATGACTCGCGACGACTACGCCAAGACAGAGCGCCGAGTGGGTTTGCATGTACGACTAGCGATGTGGATCGTAACATTAGTTGGAGGAGCATTGTGA